A stretch of Aspergillus nidulans FGSC A4 chromosome VI DNA encodes these proteins:
- a CDS encoding uncharacterized protein (transcript_id=CADANIAT00009777), with product MAIDKCAEEGLPPIRGVIHAAFVLRDALVEKMTLEDWKSTIESKVAGTWNLQNQFNLQGDLDFFVLFSSINGVLGYASQAAYSAAGAYEDALCHWRVNHCNLPAVSIDLSVVNAVGYVAEAGASESLRRSLLKAGRRAIEEDDVLTALESAILSPFDPQFIVGGINTGPGEHWNIDGDLGRDMRLLPVKYRPPVTGSDQDQDEGSGESLYSLFHLHSAHRRRPTDLGNHYRLEKYPFAASTAGQKMEGPYRPHPLKRTFDAKSPIPDLNQQEDTALGVEVSVEAAIPRKSFKALRFRMFFILRW from the exons ATGGCAATTGATAAATGTGCCGAGGAAGGTCTGCCACCAATACGGGGCGTTATTCACGCGGCTTTTGTCCTTCGA GATGCCCTTGTGGAGAAAATGACCCTTGAGGACTGGAAGTCCACCATTGAAAGCAAGGTCGCCGGTACCTGGAATCTCCAGAACCAGTTCAATTTGCAGGGCGAcctcgatttcttcgtcctcttttCCTCAATCAACGGGGTGCTTGGATACGCCAGTCAGGCAGCATATTCCGCCGCAGGCGCGTACGAAGACGCTCTCTGTCACTGGCGTGTCAACCACTGCAACCTGCCCGCTGTCTCCATCGACTTGTCTGTCGTTAATGCAGTTGGCTACGTCGCCGAAGCAGGAGCATCCGAGTCCCTTCGCCGTTCACTCCTAAAAGCCGGCCGCAGAGCcatcgaggaagacgacgtcCTAACCGCACTCGAGTCCGCGATTCTATCCCCATTTGACCCACAATTCATCGTCGGGGGAATCAATACCGGCCCGGGCGAGCACTGGAATATCGACGGTGATCTCGGGCGGGACATGCGCCTCCTCCCAGTAAAATACCGACCTCCTGTCACGGGATCagatcaagaccaagacgAAGGATCCGGCGAGTCTCTGTACTCTCT CTTTCACCTACACTCTGCCCACCGCCGCAGGCCTACCGATCTGGGGAATCATTATCGTCTGGAAAAGTATCCCTTCGCAGCCAGCACAGCTGGCCAAAAGATGGAAGGCCCCTACAGACCGCATCCCCTGAAACGGACATTCGATGCGAAGTCCCCCATTCCAGATCTCAACCAACAAGAGGATACCGCTCTTGGTGTAGAGGTATCGGTTGAAGCCGCAATACCAAGGAAATCATTCAAGGCTTTGCGTTTCCGCATGTTTTTCATATTACGATGGTAA
- a CDS encoding Zn(II)2Cys6 transcription factor domain-containing protein (transcript_id=CADANIAT00009779): MFGTLRYLPEKKTAEFLKRESGVVGNTATNKPQHSACDNCRVKKIRCSGRRAGCSRCKTLSLPCSYTHVPTRKCKRKQAPSSSKPDEENETCPEPGGAAGRSPARDAAAAAVQPSRLTMKPHGVDENYAGLDKAMHQVQGDPDSVLDPMLKEFSTWSSCLSWSPGRDGTFMPDSDYPMAGGPHVPPGSFIAGYTGPENTAQQPPPPVAHDLTPPDLLPTPPLTHILAPTVTTIRSNEALPGTAMDEQSSCSCLNSAVFLLDELESPHHEGSPGEQGLDSILSIYQEVLFLCKRMIKCNPCREKSENMMVLTMVLERLAILCGEVIDAFIAQREANGPGAPPVPAATMEKQPLALGEYEIEGGDYEVMMGVLVTRRLSELESFLACMKTIGSLTRRAHQQARMARVEQHIKDLFRKLTSVCPLVTELRVDPKRPAAADVGRSV, translated from the exons ATGTTTGGAACGCTGCGCTACCTCCCCGAGAAGAAGACCGCGGAGTTCCTCAAGCGTGAGTCAGGGGTTGTGGGTAACACCGCTACCAACAAACCTCAGCACTCGGCCTGCGACAATTGCAGGGTAAAAAAG ATCCGCTGCAGCGGCCGAAGAGCGGGATGTTCGCGGTGCAagactctttctctcccgTGCAGCTATACCCATGTCCCCACGCGGAAATGCAAGAGGAAGCAAGCGCCCAGCTCTTCAAAACCCGACGAGGAGAATGAGACCTGCCCGGAACCTGGCGGAGCGGCCGGTCGATCTCCCGCGAGGGacgcagccgcagctgccGTGCAGCCGTCCCGGTTGACGATGAAACCGCATGGCGTAGACGAGAATTATGCCGGGCTCGACAAGGCAATGCACCAGGTCCAAGGTGACCCAGACTCGGTCCTGGATCCGATGCTGAAGGAATTTTCCACTTGGTCCAGTTGCCTCAGTTGGTCTCCAGGGAGAGATGGTACCTTTATGCCGGACTCCGACTACCCAATGGCGGGGGGTCCACACGTCCCACCCGGTTCCTTTATTGCTGG TTACACTGGGCCGGAAAATACTGCACAGCAGCCCCCGCCGCCCGTCGCCCATGATCTCACCCCCCCTGATCTACTTCCGACTCCACCGTTGACCCATATTCTTGCCCCAACAGTGACCACAATCCGATCGAATGAGGCGCTTCCGGGGACTGCTATGGACGAGCAATCTTCTTGCTCATGCCTTAActcggccgtcttcctcCTGGACGAATTAGAGTCGCCCCATCATGAAGGGAGCCCCGGCGAGCAGGGTCTCGACTCCATTCTTTCGATCTACCAGGAAGTGCTCTTCCTGTGCAAGCGCATGATCAAATGTAACCCCTGCCGAGAAAAGTCGGAGAACATGATGGTGCTCACCATGGTGCTTGAGCGATTAGCCATTCTCTGCGGGGAGGTGATTGATGCTTTCATCGCACAGAGGGAAGCGAACGGTCCCGGGGCACCGCCCGTGCCCGCAGCCACGATGGAGAAGCAGCCTTTGGCCCTGGGAGAATACGAGATCGAGGGTGGAGACTACGAGGTCATGATGGGGGTGCTGGTGACGAGGCGGCTGTCGGAATTGGAAAGCTTCCTCGCCTGCATGAAGACGATCGGCTCCCTCACCCGCCGCGCGCACCAGCAGGCAAGAATGGCGCGCGTTGAGCAACATATCAAGGACTTGTTTCGGAAGCTCACCTCTGTCTGCCCTCTCGTCACAGAATTGCGGGTCGATCCGAAGAGGCCAGCGGCCGCGGATGTTGGGAGAAGCGTGTAA
- a CDS encoding 5'-methylthioadenosine/S-adenosylhomocysteine nucleosidase family protein (transcript_id=CADANIAT00009776), with translation MAWFLTLPTGVIGPVPAVTVATQMLTIFPSIRFSLMAGIGGGVPSQADIRLGDVVVAKPSKDHGGVVQYGFPGTMQECTLEKTGMLNKPPRILLTALSKLQAIHLVTGNRIQCLLSEIETKYPLLAATLRPPYQDRLFRSDYRHPIPSDKACSACDVTQLLPRTLRHEKTPTSPHIHYGLIASGNQVIKDSRIRDHLARQSGILCFEMEAAGLLDNFPSLVIRGIADYADSRKNDAWQGYAAATAAAYAKELLWVIPMQEVEDQPLAVGFPSK, from the exons ATGGCCTG GTTCTTAACCCTACCAACTGGTGTTATAGGCCCCGTGCCTGCCGTGACGGTCGCGACTCAGATGCTGACAATCTTCCCATCCATCCGCTTCAGCCTCATGGCTGGCATCGGGGGCGGAGTCCCGAGCCAGGCGGATATCAGACTAGGCGATGTGGTGGTCGCCAAACCGAGCAAGGACCATGGCGGCGTCGTGCAATACGGCTTCCCCGGGACCATGCAAGAATGCACCTTGGAGAAGACTGGGATGCTCAACAAGCCACCCCGCATTCTCCTGACTGCTCTCTCGAAGCTTCAAGCTATCCACCTAGTAACCGGCAACCGGATCCAGTGTCTCTTGTCTGAGATAGAGACCAAGTACCCCCTTCTTGCTGCGACTCTAAGACCCCCGTATCAAGATCGCCTCTTCCGCTCTGACTACCGCCATCCCATTCCATCGGACAAGGCCTGCAGTGCCTGCGACGTAACTCAACTTCTGCCCCGTACCCTGCGACACGAGAAGACACCCACCAGCCCCCATATCCACTATGGCCTCATTGCGTCCGGAAACCAGGTTATCAAAGACAGTAGAATCCGCGACCACCTCGCGCGCCAGTCTGGAATCCTGTGTTTCGAGATGGAGGCTGCCGGGCTGCTGGATAATTTCCCCTCCCTTGTTATCCGCGGAATCGCAGACTATGCAGACTCCCGTAAGAACGATGCGTGGCAGGGATATGCAGCTGCGACAGCTGCGGCATACGCGAAAGAGCTATTATGGGTCATCCCGATGCAAGAGGTTGAAGATCAGCCGTTGGCTGTGGGGTTTCCTTCAAAGTGA
- a CDS encoding protein CYP567D1 (transcript_id=CADANIAT00009778) encodes MSASWVDEPSSLLGIFEVVFVLKRHPNGSELQTLVYVSTRILYNIYFHPLAAFPGPLLARASMAWRIYHSMGGRFHRAIDEQHRRYGPVFRVSPNELSFASVASWKDIYGHRATGKPPLIKSKFYEIYGAGFGSLCIGSERDPEKHTRMKKSLSPAFSLRSLGDQEVIVSQCVDRFVSRMGEPELNAGGLNMTKWYEMVAFDILGELAFGESFHSIEDGKPHFWSSLIEDHLYFITVADNFRHFPVVALIAKLLSPFLDSIRKKHTGYTRNKVAQRIRSSSPRKDFMANLIGKVESNEMSREELTAHASTLVIAGGETVATFLAATTFYLLRDDAVYQKLKAEIRGQFNTYEEITCATAQNLPYLQAVISEGLRIYPPGSQGFPRISPGASIDGIWIPAGAEVYTSAWTVTHDEANFHDPHTFKPERWIDPDCADIKEASQPFSLGPRACLGRNVAYMEINLILARLIWTYDMELVNKSMDWESESSLHVMWSKPELKVRFRQARP; translated from the exons ATGTCGGCGAGCTGGGTTGACGAACCAAGCAGCTTGCTGGGCATCTTCGAAGTGGTGTTTGTCCTG AAGCGGCATCCTAATGGGTCGGAACTCCAGACACTGGTCTATGTTAGCACGCGAATCCTGTATAACATTTACTTTCATCCCCTAGCAGCTTTTCCGGGTCCCTTGCTGGCTCGCGCGTCAATG GCATGGAGGATCTACCATTCCATGGGTGGTCGTTTTCACCGAGCAATTGACGAACAACACCGCCGATATG GTCCCGTTTTCCGGGTATCGCCGAATGAGCTGTCTTTTGCCAGCGTCGCATCTTGGAAAGACATCTACGGTCATCGTGCCACCGGGAAACCTCCCTTGATTAAGAGCAAGTTCTACGAGATCTACGGCGCAGGCTTTGGCTCCCTGTGCATCGGAAGTGAGCGCGACCCGGAAAAGCACACGCGAATGAAAAAGTCTCTCTCGCCTGCGTTTTCTCTCCGTTCTCTGGGAGACCAAGAGGTCATTGTTAGCCAATGCGTCGATCGTTTTGTATCCCGGATGGGTGAGCCTGAGCTAAATGCCGGGGGGTTGAACATGACCAAGTGGTACGAAATGGTGGCATTCGATATCCTCGGAGAACTTG CCTTTGGCGAATCCTTCCACTCTATCGAAGACG GAAAACCCCACTTTTGGTCCTCATTGATTGAAGATCATTTGTATTTTATTACTGTGGCAGACAACTTCCGACATTTCCCCGTTGTTGCTCTGATAGCCAAGCTGCTCTCGCCGTTTCTGGACAGCATCCGCAAAAAGCATACTGGATACACAAGAAACAAGGTGGCTCA GCGCATTCGTTCATCCTCCCCCCGCAAGGACTTCATGGCCAACCTCATTGGCAAGGTAGAGTCCAACGAGATGAGCCGGGAAGAGCTCACTGCCCACGCGTCTACCCTAGT GATCGCTGGTGGAGAGACAGTAGCCACCTTCCTTGCCGCAACAACATTTTATCTCCTTCGCGACGACGCCGTGTACCAGAAATTGAAAGCAGAGATCCGCGGCCAGTTCAACACCTACGAGGAGATTACCTGCGCCACGGCGCAGAATCTGCCTTACCTGCAAGCTGTCATCAGCGAGGGACTTCGTATCTACCCTCCAGGCTCCCAAGGCTTCCCTCGGATATCTCCCGGGGCCTCGATCGATGGGATCTGGATCCCCGCCGGT GCCGAGGTCTACACAAGTGCGTGGACAGTGACCCACGATGAAGCTAACTTCCATGACCCCCACACCTTCAAACCCGAGCGGTGGATCGACCCAGACTGtgccgatatcaaggagGCCAGTCAGCCGTTTTCCCTTGGCCCTCGAGCCTGTCTAGGGCGAAA CGTGGCTTATATGGAGATCAATCTCATTCTCGCCCGACTGATTTGGACGTACGATATGGAGTTGGTCAACAAGTCAATGGATTGGGAGTCGGAGAGTTCTCTACATGTTATGTGGTCGAAGCCAGAGCTAAAGGTTCGTTTCCGCCAGGCGAGGCCATAG
- a CDS encoding SDR family oxidoreductase (transcript_id=CADANIAT00009780) — MYICPFRDTTNHRFLGGCSGIGWESAQLLAAKGATVYVLDIHPPPTQEHQGSEEEERKAIHYRPCDVTSWPTLRAVFDEVPQVDIAVANAGVSEECDYFADTWDAEGKLEEPRYAVVEVNYRAVLNFVKLSLSAFRRAGNKNGSLVLTTSATAYSPEHSLPVYSATKLALVGLVRALRASLPHQYGATINAVAPAATITNLLPANLAAPIMAAGAPVSTAQHVALAVAYSATASQENSVESYGNDGPEQLGPGRWNGRVILTLGDKWTELEEPLAERRSGWFGAWNTEKTAFQQKLTDMRFGGLKEGE, encoded by the exons ATGTACATTTGCCCCTTTCGGGATACTACAAATCACCGCTTTCTGG GCGGTTGCTCCGGCATCGGATGGGAGTCTGCCCAGCTGCTCGCCGCCAAAGGAGCCACCGTGTATGTGCTCGATATACATCCGCCTCCCACCCAGGAGCATCAGGGtagcgaggaagaggagagaaaagcgaTCCATTACAGGCCCTGCGATGTGACTTCATGGCCAACGCTCCGGGCAGTCTTCGACGAAGTTCCGCAGGTGGACATCGCCGTCGCGAACGCCGGGGTCTCGGAGGAATGCGACTACTTCGCCGACACCTGGGATGCGGAGGGCAAACTCGAAGAGCCGCGCTACGCAGTTGTGGAGGTGAATTATCGCGCGGTCCTCAACTTTGTCAAGCTGAGTCTGTCGGCCTTTCGCCGGGCTGGCAATAAGAATGGTAGTCTCGTCCTCACGACCAGTGCGACGGCCTATTCGCCCGAGCATAGTTTGCCAGTCTACAGTGCCACGAAACTAGCGCTGGTGGGCCTCGTCCGTGCATTGCGAGCCAGCCTGCCGCATCAGTACGGCGCGACCATCAACGCCGTTGCACCCGCTGCTACCATCACCAACCTCTTGCCAGCCAATCTGGCCGCCCCCATCATGGCGGCGGGGGCGCCAGTCAGCACGGCGCAACATGTCGCCCTTGCAGTCGCTTATTCCGCAACCGCCTCGCAAGAAAACTCCGTGGAAAGCTATGGGAATGATGGACCCGAGCAGCTCGGGCCCGGTCGGTGGAATGGCCGCGTCATTCTCACCCTGGGAGACAAGTGGACCGAGCTTGAAGAACCGCTGGCAGAACGGAGATCAGGCTGGTTTGGGGCCTGGAATACAGAGAAGACCGCGTTTCAGCAGAAGTTGACGGATATGCGATTCGGCGGCTTGAAGGAAGGGGAATAA